A single region of the Bicyclus anynana chromosome 14, ilBicAnyn1.1, whole genome shotgun sequence genome encodes:
- the LOC112047721 gene encoding uncharacterized protein LOC112047721 gives MSVDFDKTFSGVQALTVVKLVLQNKQTNTWRTVDVMYIGCALVDALLLACGALTAGGRVTRMAEHLEHLERIDSKCNPRLSGTQHKLTALVLFYILGCIFLRYYEFTVFKERFLADKPEGWVSQAVFVFMHLAIDLLVLQLSLAARAVQRSMRLINDSLQRLIPGRQSPTSEIYKVSEHTPKQAWKAEEHNARKSHVNFISKRSQHQIVQTFSDKVDCGKNKSIQLISFTIESSASD, from the exons ATGTCTGTagattttgataaaactttCTCAGGTGTTCAGGCCCTGACGGTGGTGAAGTTAGTCCTGCAGAACAAGCAGACTAATACATGGCGGACCGTCGACGTCATGTACATCGGCTGCGCGCTGGTGGATGCGCTGCTGCTGGCGTGCGGCGCGCTGACGGCGGGCGGCCGGGTGACGCGCATGGCGGAGCACTTGGAGCACCTGGAGCGG ATCGATTCGAAATGCAATCCGCGACTGAGTGGCACACAGCACAAGCTGACAGCGTTGGTGCTGTTCTATATTTTAGGGTGTATTTTCCTGCGGTACTACGAGTTTACAGTCTTCAAGGAAAGATTCCTTGCAGATAAAC CGGAGGGCTGGGTCTCTCAGGCTGTGTTCGTGTTCATGCATCTCGCGATAGATCTGCTCGTGCTGCAACTGTcgctggcggcgcgcgcggTGCAGCGCAGCATGCGGCTCATCAACGACAGCCTGCAGCGACTGATCCCCGGCCGACAGTCGC CGACATCGGAAATTTACAAAGTTTCTGAACATACACCGAAGCAGGCATGGAAAGCAGAAGAGCATAATGCGAGAAAGTCTcacgttaattttatttctaaaaggAGTCAGCACCAAATCGTGCAAACGTTCTCGGATAAGGTTGATTGTGGTAAGAATAAATCGATACAACTCATAagtttcactattgaaagttcAGCATCAGATTGA
- the LOC128198758 gene encoding uncharacterized protein LOC128198758 isoform X3 — MACLLAYVAEMERAGGGEAGGGRAPVYATVAWASLLAAFSHVYFSTIVVLNNGDESTLVSYVFVYLQTVAKTALALERGALLGALSAALRGVLARLDALGAEVRAHGEAPQRMAAHAAAHAAALATARDVKRAYLRLQRLAARLHSHEGPALLLLLGGSVFRTFVCVYIATSAFYLHERLSATSLLTLCTALAWLLLELLKTAALLEPGHGAAAAEAAGRAAASAALSAARRGELRDELAGFLELFELCGVPRAPLGVCATSRSLLAAVAGGCGTFFVVVRQFHLQEDHLVS; from the exons atGGCGTGCCTGCTGGCCTACGTCGCGGAGATGgagcgcgcgggcggcggcgaggcgggcggcgggcgcgcgccgGTGTATGCCACGGTCGCCTGGGCGAGCCTCCTCGCCGCCTTTTCTCACGTCTATTTCTCGACAATCGTCGTTTTAAATAATGGCGATG AGTCGACGTTGGTGTCGTACGTGTTCGTGTACCTGCAGACGGTGGCCAAGACGGCGCTGGCGCTGGAGCGCGGGGCGCTGCTGGGCGCGCTGAGTGCGGCGCTGCGCGGCGTGCTGGCTCGCCTGGACGCGCTCGGTGCCGAGGTGCGCGCGCACGGTGAGGCGCCGCAGCGCATGGCAGCGCACGCGGCGGCGCACGCGGCGGCACTGGCGACGGCGCGGGACGTGAAGCGCGCCTACTTGCGCCTGCAGCGGCTGGCGGCGCGCCTGCACTCGCACGAGGGTCccgcgctgctgctgctgctgggcGGCAGCGTGTTCCGCACGTTCGTGTGCGTGTACATCGCCACCTCCGCCTTCTATCTGCACG AGAGGCTGTCGGCGACGTCGCTGCTCACCCTGTGCACGGCGCTGGCGTGGCTGCTGCTGGAGCTGCTGAAGACGGCGGCGCTGCTGGAGCCGGGCCACGGCGCGGCGGCCGCG GAGGCGGCGGGGCGCGCGGCGGCGAGTGCGGCGCTGAgtgcggcgcggcgcggcgagCTGCGCGACGAGCTGGCGGGCTTCCTGGAGCTGTTCGAGCTGTGCGGCGTGCCCCGTGCGCCGCTCGGCGTGTGCGCCACGTCGCGCTCGCTGCTGGCCGCG GTCGCGGGCGGCTGCGGCACCTTCTTCGTCGTGGTGCGCCAGTTCCACCTGCAAGAGGATCACCTCGTGTCGTAG
- the LOC112047722 gene encoding uncharacterized protein LOC112047722, translated as MLSSFLLYMEKYMYKIVAWPTMYTKYNLNFATTLMWSVVLSLKLVCTVEPFHRTQAQMLRTNTLVNTLKCRQWEDEAVSNELDTFVRLLMLRRPSYAPLSMLMLERALVVKIYGCLVTYLVIMLTYGPEVQQ; from the exons ATGCTGAGTTCCTTCCTGCTGTACATGGAGAAGTACATGTACAAGATCGTGGCGTGGCCGACCATGTACACGAAGT ataatttaaatttcgcGACAACGCTGATGTGGAGCGTAGTGCTGTCGCTGAAGCTGGTGTGCACAGTCGAGCCCTTCCACCGCACGCAGGCGCAG ATGCTCAGAACCAACACGCTGGTCAACACCCTCAAGTGTCGCCAGTGGGAGGACGAGGCGGTCAGCAACGAGCTGGACACGTTCGTGCGCCTGCTGATGCTGCGCCGGCCGAGCTACGCGCCGCTCAGCATGCTGATGCTGGAGCGCGCCCTGGTGGTCAAA ATTTACGGCTGCCTGGTGACGTACTTGGTCATCATGCTCACCTACGGGCCAGAGGTACAACAGTGA
- the LOC128198758 gene encoding uncharacterized protein LOC128198758 isoform X1 — translation MACLLAYVAEMERAGGGEAGGGRAPVYATVAWASLLAAFSHVYFSTIVVLNNGDESTLVSYVFVYLQTVAKTALALERGALLGALSAALRGVLARLDALGAEVRAHGEAPQRMAAHAAAHAAALATARDVKRAYLRLQRLAARLHSHEGPALLLLLGGSVFRTFVCVYIATSAFYLHAKFTWERSVRLVAMCRREAVGDVAAHPVHGAGVAAAGAAEDGGAAGAGPRRGGRGGGGARGGECGAECGAARRAARRAGGLPGAVRAVRRAPCAARRVRHVALAAGRGECGAEYGECAPCSSCCCCVGRGRLRHLLRRGAPVPPARGSPRVVVCGRDTACTAAGYSDIQ, via the exons atGGCGTGCCTGCTGGCCTACGTCGCGGAGATGgagcgcgcgggcggcggcgaggcgggcggcgggcgcgcgccgGTGTATGCCACGGTCGCCTGGGCGAGCCTCCTCGCCGCCTTTTCTCACGTCTATTTCTCGACAATCGTCGTTTTAAATAATGGCGATG AGTCGACGTTGGTGTCGTACGTGTTCGTGTACCTGCAGACGGTGGCCAAGACGGCGCTGGCGCTGGAGCGCGGGGCGCTGCTGGGCGCGCTGAGTGCGGCGCTGCGCGGCGTGCTGGCTCGCCTGGACGCGCTCGGTGCCGAGGTGCGCGCGCACGGTGAGGCGCCGCAGCGCATGGCAGCGCACGCGGCGGCGCACGCGGCGGCACTGGCGACGGCGCGGGACGTGAAGCGCGCCTACTTGCGCCTGCAGCGGCTGGCGGCGCGCCTGCACTCGCACGAGGGTCccgcgctgctgctgctgctgggcGGCAGCGTGTTCCGCACGTTCGTGTGCGTGTACATCGCCACCTCCGCCTTCTATCTGCACG CGAAGTTCACATGGGAGAGATCTGTCAGATTGGTCGCGATGTGCCGCAGAGAGGCTGTCGGCGACGTCGCTGCTCACCCTGTGCACGGCGCTGGCGTGGCTGCTGCTGGAGCTGCTGAAGACGGCGGCGCTGCTGGAGCCGGGCCACGGCGCGGCGGCCGCG GAGGCGGCGGGGCGCGCGGCGGCGAGTGCGGCGCTGAgtgcggcgcggcgcggcgagCTGCGCGACGAGCTGGCGGGCTTCCTGGAGCTGTTCGAGCTGTGCGGCGTGCCCCGTGCGCCGCTCGGCGTGTGCGCCACGTCGCGCTCGCTGCTGGCCGCGGTGAGTGCGGCGCTGAGTACGGTGAGTGTGCGCCGTGTAGCTCATGCTGCTGCTGTGTAGGTCGCGGGCGGCTGCGGCACCTTCTTCGTCGTGGTGCGCCAGTTCCACCTGCAAGAGGATCACCTCGTGTCGTAGTCTGCGGGCGGGACACAGCGTGCACCGCGGCAGGATACAGCGACATTCAATAA
- the LOC128198758 gene encoding uncharacterized protein LOC128198758 isoform X2: MACLLAYVAEMERAGGGEAGGGRAPVYATVAWASLLAAFSHVYFSTIVVLNNGDESTLVSYVFVYLQTVAKTALALERGALLGALSAALRGVLARLDALGAEVRAHGEAPQRMAAHAAAHAAALATARDVKRAYLRLQRLAARLHSHEGPALLLLLGGSVFRTFVCVYIATSAFYLHERLSATSLLTLCTALAWLLLELLKTAALLEPGHGAAAAKYVASATPAQEAAGRAAASAALSAARRGELRDELAGFLELFELCGVPRAPLGVCATSRSLLAAVAGGCGTFFVVVRQFHLQEDHLVS; encoded by the exons atGGCGTGCCTGCTGGCCTACGTCGCGGAGATGgagcgcgcgggcggcggcgaggcgggcggcgggcgcgcgccgGTGTATGCCACGGTCGCCTGGGCGAGCCTCCTCGCCGCCTTTTCTCACGTCTATTTCTCGACAATCGTCGTTTTAAATAATGGCGATG AGTCGACGTTGGTGTCGTACGTGTTCGTGTACCTGCAGACGGTGGCCAAGACGGCGCTGGCGCTGGAGCGCGGGGCGCTGCTGGGCGCGCTGAGTGCGGCGCTGCGCGGCGTGCTGGCTCGCCTGGACGCGCTCGGTGCCGAGGTGCGCGCGCACGGTGAGGCGCCGCAGCGCATGGCAGCGCACGCGGCGGCGCACGCGGCGGCACTGGCGACGGCGCGGGACGTGAAGCGCGCCTACTTGCGCCTGCAGCGGCTGGCGGCGCGCCTGCACTCGCACGAGGGTCccgcgctgctgctgctgctgggcGGCAGCGTGTTCCGCACGTTCGTGTGCGTGTACATCGCCACCTCCGCCTTCTATCTGCACG AGAGGCTGTCGGCGACGTCGCTGCTCACCCTGTGCACGGCGCTGGCGTGGCTGCTGCTGGAGCTGCTGAAGACGGCGGCGCTGCTGGAGCCGGGCCACGGCGCGGCGGCCGCG AAATACGTCGCTTCGGCTACACCTGCGCAGGAGGCGGCGGGGCGCGCGGCGGCGAGTGCGGCGCTGAgtgcggcgcggcgcggcgagCTGCGCGACGAGCTGGCGGGCTTCCTGGAGCTGTTCGAGCTGTGCGGCGTGCCCCGTGCGCCGCTCGGCGTGTGCGCCACGTCGCGCTCGCTGCTGGCCGCG GTCGCGGGCGGCTGCGGCACCTTCTTCGTCGTGGTGCGCCAGTTCCACCTGCAAGAGGATCACCTCGTGTCGTAG